Proteins encoded together in one Camelina sativa cultivar DH55 chromosome 9, Cs, whole genome shotgun sequence window:
- the LOC104711157 gene encoding copper transporter 2, whose amino-acid sequence MDHDNMHMPPPSSSSSMSNHTKPHMMMMHMTFFWGKNTEVLFSGWPGTSSGMYALCLVVVFFLAVISEWLAQSPFLRADSSTSRAAGLSQTAVYTLKTGLSYLVMLAVMSFNAGVFIVAIAGYAVGFFFFGSTAFKKPSDDRKTAELLPPSSGCLC is encoded by the coding sequence ATGGATCACGATAACATGCATAtgccaccaccatcatcatcatcatcgatgtCGAATCATACCAAACCacacatgatgatgatgcacATGACATTCTTCTGGGGCAAGAACACGGAGGTTCTCTTCTCCGGCTGGCCCGGGACTAGCTCCGGCATGTACGCTCTTTGTCTCGTCGTTGTCTTCTTTCTCGCTGTGATTTCCGAGTGGCTCGCCCAGTCTCCTTTCCTCCGTGCGGATAGCTCCACCAGCCGCGCCGCTGGGCTTTCTCAGACAGCCGTGTATACACTCAAGACTGGCCTGTCGTATTTGGTGATGCTCGCTGTTATGTCCTTTAACGCTGGCGTTTTCATCGTTGCTATCGCCGGATATGCCGtgggtttctttttctttggaagcACTGCTTTCAAGAAACCATCCGATGACCGGAAAACCGCCGAGCTCCTCCCGCCGTCGTCAGGCTGCCTTtgctaa